A region from the Pelobates fuscus isolate aPelFus1 chromosome 1, aPelFus1.pri, whole genome shotgun sequence genome encodes:
- the EEF1AKMT1 gene encoding EEF1A lysine methyltransferase 1, translating to MDSIDDDDDVPQLSSHALATLQEFYAEQAEQNTEHLEPDYKFSVGAVEEDWQLSQFWYSDETALNLAKELIQACGENGRIACVSTPSIYQKLKGLSAENISVCLLEYDRRFSVYGDDYVFYDYNDPLNLPESMEKHSFDLVIADPPYLSEECLRKTAETIKFLARSKVLLCTGAVMEDLAATILGLKICKFIPKHTSSLANEFRCYSNYPLGLDIHI from the exons ATGGACAGTATTGATGATGATGACGATGTACCCCAGCTCTCCTCTCATGCTCTGGCCACACTGCAGGAGTTTTACGCAGAACAAGCAGAGCAAAATACAGAACATTTGGAACCCGACTACAAGTTTTCTGTTGGTGCTGTAGAAGAGgactgg CAATTAAGTCAGTTTTGGTATAGCGATGAAACAGCGTTGAACCTGGCAAAGGAGCTGATACAGGCCTGTGGGGAGAATGGCAG GATTGCATGTGTCAGCACTCCCAGCATTTACCAGAAGCTGAAAGGACTGTCTGCAGAGAACATTTCTGTGTGCTTGCTGGAGTATGACCGGAGGTTTTCTGTGTATGGGGACGATTACGTCTTCTATGATTATAATGACCCTTTAAACTTGCCCGAGAGCATGGAGAAGCATAGCTTTGATCTGGTGATCGCAGATCCCCCATACCTGTCTGAAGAGTGTCTGCGTAAAACCGCCGAAACCATCAAGTTCCTCGCCAGAAGCAAGGTTCTGCTATGCACAG gTGCGGTGATGGAAGATTTAGCGGCTACCATTCTTGGGCTGAAGATATGCAAGTTTATCCCAAAGCATACAAGCAGCCTGGCGAACGAGTTCAGATGTTATTCTAACTACCCACTAGGACTTGATATCCACATTTAA